In one Arachis duranensis cultivar V14167 chromosome 9, aradu.V14167.gnm2.J7QH, whole genome shotgun sequence genomic region, the following are encoded:
- the LOC107495080 gene encoding uncharacterized protein LOC107495080 isoform X1: MPSLLAWHLVPILSGFSVRGLEQLAVEEPCVTHTQVSANPKPPHGSALPPATFCFCSASLQPFWPCSASGMRLHHSVYQSLLSLSSVKDMLISLKLLIFQRAKTVGYADLAKKFNLKIIRAIAVVLMEHLKEELKDLLLVADTDKSASFLDACKLLKCYKEGTTTIEELITDIGTDIQAYVRRFIEMDNRVGTIMRTGCSDCDIGQARYLMDG, from the exons ATGCCCTCTCTTCTAGCTTGGCACCTCGTCCCCATCCTCTCTGGCTTCTCTGTTCGAGGCTTGGAGCAGCTCGCCGTCGAAG aaccttgcgTAACACACACACAGGTGTCAGCCAACCCTAAACCTCCCCACGGATCTGCTCTGCCTCCTGCCACATTCTGTTTCTGTTCTGCTTCCCTTCAGCCCTTCTGGCCTTGTTCTGCTTCTGGTATGCGCTTGCATCACAGCGTCTACCAGTCGCTGCTCTCCCTCAGTTCTGTTAAG GATATGTTAATTAGCTTGAAGTTGCTGATCTTTCAACGTGCAAAAACGGTAGGCTATGCTGACCTGGCTAAGAAATTCAACCTTAAGATTATTCGAGCCATTG CTGTTGTTTTGATGGAGCATCTTAAGGAAGAGTTAAAAGATTTATTGCTTGTTGCAGATACGGATAAATCTGCGTCTTTTTTGGATGCTTGTAAACTATTGAAATGTTATAAGGAGGGTACTACAACTATTGAAGAGCTAATTACAGACATCGGTACTGATATACAAGCATATGTGAGGAG GTTCATCGAGATGGACAACAGAGTAGGGACCATTATGAGGACAGGTTGCTCAGATTGTGACATAGGCCAGGCTAGATACCTTATGGATGGATGA
- the LOC107495080 gene encoding uncharacterized protein LOC107495080 isoform X2 → MPSLLAWHLVPILSGFSVRGLEQLAVEEPCVTHTQVSANPKPPHGSALPPATFCFCSASLQPFWPCSASGMRLHHSVYQSLLSLSSVKDMLISLKLLIFQRAKTVGYADLAKKFNLKIIRAIDTDKSASFLDACKLLKCYKEGTTTIEELITDIGTDIQAYVRRFIEMDNRVGTIMRTGCSDCDIGQARYLMDG, encoded by the exons ATGCCCTCTCTTCTAGCTTGGCACCTCGTCCCCATCCTCTCTGGCTTCTCTGTTCGAGGCTTGGAGCAGCTCGCCGTCGAAG aaccttgcgTAACACACACACAGGTGTCAGCCAACCCTAAACCTCCCCACGGATCTGCTCTGCCTCCTGCCACATTCTGTTTCTGTTCTGCTTCCCTTCAGCCCTTCTGGCCTTGTTCTGCTTCTGGTATGCGCTTGCATCACAGCGTCTACCAGTCGCTGCTCTCCCTCAGTTCTGTTAAG GATATGTTAATTAGCTTGAAGTTGCTGATCTTTCAACGTGCAAAAACGGTAGGCTATGCTGACCTGGCTAAGAAATTCAACCTTAAGATTATTCGAGCCATTG ATACGGATAAATCTGCGTCTTTTTTGGATGCTTGTAAACTATTGAAATGTTATAAGGAGGGTACTACAACTATTGAAGAGCTAATTACAGACATCGGTACTGATATACAAGCATATGTGAGGAG GTTCATCGAGATGGACAACAGAGTAGGGACCATTATGAGGACAGGTTGCTCAGATTGTGACATAGGCCAGGCTAGATACCTTATGGATGGATGA
- the LOC107495070 gene encoding uncharacterized protein LOC107495070 → MVRVLFVVLVFASLGSFLFGRVDSHEESGQWSCESNSEIRVEAEFRPGVVTLDGHADEWKDIDYSLFRLLPALDPDDDKEFKGGKMTVKSLHDGHDIFFLVQVDSDYAYSKGEGNKCPSVALMFQIGEDATYHRMGGCTQDSTSCTNKSCKGHEVDIMHFSIGNAIPGRLYGGNPLDNGEGNGGDRFGHLVDLYSWNPHCRYLDGTSPSGPANDSSAQNDWKGVWWHSSFTVHSGFVEDESPYAEDGKKGTYIFEFSRPLRTMDHLQQDVQFTIGATSMMSVAFWYPENGQPWHGSGHYSISCDWVPIDISISSSLHGISGSTGSSTSWSIASAFSLVLSVAALCVSVFVTYRVFNNSNNVPFTPMVSMNNL, encoded by the exons ATGGTTCGGGTACTGTTTGTGGTGTTAGTTTTTGCATCCTTGGGATCGTTCTTGTTTGGACGAGTTGACTCGCACGAGGAATCGGGTCAGTGGAGCTGCGAGTCGAACTCGGAGATCCGAGTGGAGGCCGAGTTCAGACCAGGTGTTGTTACACTTGATGGACATGCCGACGAATGGAAGGACATTGATTACTCGCTGTTCCGTCTTCTCCCCGCGCTTGACCCCGATGATGATAAGGAGTTCAAAGGTGGAAAAATGACTGTTAAG AGTTTGCATGATGGCCACGATATTTTCTTTCTGGTGCAAGTTGATTCTGATTATGCTTACTCTAAAGG gGAAGGCAACAAATGTCCTTCTGTAGCTCTCATGTTTCAAATTGGTGAGGATGCCACTTATCATAGA ATGGGTGGCTGCACACAAGACTCAACCTCATGCACTAACAAGAGCTGCAAAGGTCATGAAGTTGACATTATGCACTTTTCTATTGGAAATGCTATTCCGGGAAGGCTTTATGGTGGTAATCCCCTAGACAATGGGGAAGGAAATGGAGGTGACAG GTTTGGTCACTTGGTTGATCTCTATTCCTGGAATCCACACTGTAGATATCTCGATGGAACCAGTCCTTCAGGTCCTG CTAATGACTCTAGTGCACAGAATGACTGGAAGGGTGTGTGGTGGCATAGCAGCTTTACTGTTCACTCAG GTTTTGTGGAAGATGAGAGTCCATATGCAGAGGATGGAAAAAAAGGCACatacatttttgaattttctaggCCTTTGAGGACCATGGATCACCTTCAACAG GATGTGCAATTTACCATTGGTGCAACCAGTATGATGTCTGTCGCATTCTGGTATCCAGAAAACGGTCAACCATGGCACGGTTCCGGACACTACTCGATCAGCTGCGATTGGGTTCCCATCGATATATCCATCAGCAGTTCTTTGCATGGAATTTCAGGATCAACAGGATCAAGTACTTCATGGAGTATTGCCAGTGCCTTCTCTCTAGTACTATCAGTAGCTGCACTTTGTGTGTCTGTTTTTGTGACCTATCGTGTTTTCAATAATAGCAACAATGTTCCCTTTACACCTATGGTTTCGATGAACAACCTTTAA